In Pedobacter sp. WC2423, the following are encoded in one genomic region:
- a CDS encoding YdcF family protein: protein MKAFFLLFCSWLITITAIAQNQNHGPSNQYILQNTANPVQYKNYYLLTLLQKDAAVKTLIQKDPVFSELLKNKTASINAALKNCGSDIPCLTITIKFSPEEIAAVSNRLQALFKPGNALALLISQDLVPSGCYNSYDNLKPVEMLTKAWEQDASAINNTINIYVNGQKPNYPAIDSISFDLKDKNYPELVNTSAKLSLASKNTLYFEPSLQFALTALEINERNDAADYEPMTSTVNKAALSSIKNTNFKAYPYTLILVPGEGPEEHDTELSAGGMLRCRLAAEQYQKKAAPYIMVSGGRVHPYKTKYSEAYEMKKFLMQTLQIPESAILMEPHARHTTTNLRNASRLIYRYHIPMEQPALVVTTKSQSMYISDIMPQRCIKELGYEPYKTGKRLSDNDLEFYPNTKSLQIDFDEPMDP, encoded by the coding sequence ATGAAAGCTTTTTTTCTGCTATTTTGCAGCTGGCTAATCACGATAACAGCCATTGCCCAAAATCAAAATCATGGGCCATCCAACCAATACATCCTTCAAAACACAGCTAACCCAGTTCAATATAAAAACTATTACCTGCTAACCCTATTACAAAAAGATGCCGCGGTGAAGACACTGATCCAAAAAGACCCCGTGTTCAGCGAACTCTTAAAAAATAAAACAGCCAGCATCAATGCTGCGTTAAAAAACTGTGGCAGCGACATCCCATGTCTCACTATAACAATCAAATTCAGTCCCGAAGAAATAGCCGCAGTAAGTAACCGTCTGCAAGCCCTTTTTAAACCAGGTAATGCATTAGCCCTGCTGATTAGTCAGGATCTCGTTCCATCCGGCTGTTACAATAGCTATGATAACCTGAAACCCGTAGAAATGCTAACCAAGGCCTGGGAGCAAGATGCCAGCGCTATAAACAATACCATCAATATCTACGTAAACGGTCAAAAGCCCAATTACCCGGCTATAGACTCCATTAGTTTTGACCTCAAAGACAAAAACTATCCAGAGTTAGTCAATACCAGTGCAAAACTGAGTCTGGCCTCAAAAAACACCCTGTACTTTGAACCGTCTTTGCAATTTGCTTTGACCGCGCTGGAAATCAATGAAAGAAATGACGCTGCCGATTACGAGCCCATGACCAGTACCGTAAACAAAGCCGCTCTTTCCTCTATTAAAAACACAAACTTCAAAGCCTATCCTTACACCTTGATCCTGGTACCTGGAGAAGGCCCCGAAGAACATGATACCGAACTCAGTGCAGGAGGGATGCTCCGCTGCCGTTTAGCAGCAGAACAATACCAAAAGAAGGCCGCACCCTACATTATGGTTTCCGGCGGGAGAGTGCACCCCTACAAAACAAAATACAGCGAAGCTTATGAAATGAAGAAATTTCTGATGCAAACCTTACAAATCCCTGAAAGTGCTATCCTGATGGAACCACACGCAAGGCACACCACTACCAACCTGCGTAACGCTTCAAGACTAATCTACCGTTACCATATCCCAATGGAACAACCTGCATTGGTCGTAACTACTAAATCACAAAGCATGTACATCAGTGATATCATGCCCCAGCGCTGTATCAAAGAACTAGGGTACGAACCCTATAAAACCGGAAAACGTTTATCAGATAATGACCTTGAATTTTACCCAAATACCAAATCCTTACAAATAGATTTTGATGAACCTATGGACCCATAA
- the lat gene encoding L-lysine 6-transaminase, with product MYQLTVAPDQVNEILSQHVLADGFDLTYDMGQSQGAYIYDSKYKRTLLDFFTCFASVPLGYNHPKMVNDTVFTQNLLQAAMANPSNSDVYTQQYAEFVKTFGAIGIPSYLPHAFFIAGGGLAIENAIKVAMDWKVQKNFAKGHKEEKGFKVLHFEKAFHGRTGYTLSLTNTLPDKTKWFAKFDWPRVSIPTVKFPLEHDNLTTAIHTEELSIAQVKQAFADYKDDICAIIIEPIQSEGGDNHLREEFLVQLRSIADENDAFLIYDEVQTGVGLTGKFWCHQHYSEKARPDILAFGKKMQVCGILVGNKVDEVENNVFRVPSRINSTWGGNLVDMVRATKILQIIEEDKLCDHAAGVGAYLKENLEGLAQKYDKISNVRGKGLLCAFDFPNGEMRNAFIQKGLEHNVMFLGCGPQTVRFRPALIMEKSHIDLGLEVMHKVLVDL from the coding sequence ATGTACCAACTTACTGTAGCTCCTGATCAGGTAAATGAGATTTTAAGTCAGCATGTTTTAGCTGATGGATTTGATTTAACCTATGATATGGGACAAAGCCAGGGAGCATACATTTACGACTCAAAGTACAAGCGGACATTACTGGATTTCTTTACTTGTTTCGCATCTGTTCCCCTTGGATATAATCATCCAAAAATGGTTAATGATACTGTTTTTACACAAAATCTGTTGCAGGCAGCAATGGCAAACCCTTCAAATTCTGATGTGTATACACAGCAGTATGCAGAATTTGTAAAAACTTTTGGCGCGATTGGTATCCCTTCTTATCTTCCTCATGCTTTTTTTATTGCAGGTGGCGGGTTAGCTATTGAAAATGCAATTAAAGTTGCAATGGACTGGAAGGTTCAGAAAAACTTTGCGAAGGGTCACAAAGAAGAAAAAGGATTTAAAGTACTGCATTTCGAGAAGGCTTTTCACGGCAGAACTGGTTATACTTTAAGTTTAACAAATACATTACCGGACAAAACAAAATGGTTCGCCAAGTTTGACTGGCCAAGGGTTTCTATTCCTACAGTAAAGTTTCCGCTGGAACATGATAACTTAACAACGGCAATCCATACAGAAGAGCTTTCTATAGCCCAGGTGAAACAGGCTTTTGCCGATTACAAGGATGATATCTGCGCAATTATTATTGAGCCGATCCAGTCTGAAGGTGGTGATAATCATTTACGTGAAGAGTTTTTAGTTCAACTTCGCAGTATCGCTGATGAGAATGATGCTTTCCTGATTTATGATGAGGTACAAACTGGTGTTGGGTTAACAGGTAAGTTCTGGTGCCATCAGCATTATAGTGAAAAGGCACGTCCTGATATTCTGGCTTTTGGTAAGAAAATGCAGGTTTGTGGAATATTAGTTGGAAATAAGGTAGATGAGGTGGAAAATAATGTTTTCCGTGTTCCTTCAAGGATTAATTCTACCTGGGGTGGTAATCTGGTTGATATGGTGAGAGCGACAAAGATTCTTCAGATTATTGAAGAAGACAAGTTGTGTGATCATGCAGCTGGTGTTGGGGCATATCTGAAGGAAAATCTGGAAGGATTAGCTCAGAAATATGATAAGATTAGTAATGTACGCGGCAAGGGTCTGCTTTGTGCTTTTGATTTCCCGAATGGTGAGATGCGTAATGCGTTTATTCAGAAGGGTCTGGAGCATAATGTAATGTTCCTGGGTTGCGGGCCGCAAACGGTTCGTTTCCGCCCTGCACTGATCATGGAGAAAAGTCATATTGATTTGGGTTTAGAGGTTATGCATAAGGTGTTAGTTGATTTATAG
- a CDS encoding 1-aminocyclopropane-1-carboxylate deaminase/D-cysteine desulfhydrase has product MFTDLHSPLQQLKHSDLAELWVKRDDLIDPYISGNKWRKLKYILQDVIAARKTHLVTFGGAYSNHLVATACAAARSGLKATAFVRGEKVNNEMLVLCSLYGMELIFIDREAYKNKHACYAEYSANHADTYFINEGGACVEAVLGCAEIIAELPQDIDHLFCAAGTGTTAAGLLQGIQKAGLKTKLHVVPVLKGGEFIREEISGYVSANDERLILHTDYHFGGYAKTTPDLLGFMKGFTAKHGMLTDPVYTAKMFFSINDLAIKGYFPKGEKIVALHTGGLLGIMGMKDKLKD; this is encoded by the coding sequence ATGTTTACAGATTTACACAGTCCTTTACAACAGTTAAAACATTCGGATTTAGCTGAGTTATGGGTCAAAAGAGATGATTTAATTGACCCTTATATTTCGGGAAATAAATGGCGTAAACTGAAATATATTTTACAAGATGTTATAGCTGCAAGAAAAACACATCTGGTCACTTTTGGCGGGGCCTATTCGAATCACCTGGTGGCTACTGCTTGCGCAGCTGCGAGATCAGGATTAAAGGCAACGGCTTTTGTGAGGGGTGAAAAAGTAAACAATGAAATGCTGGTGCTTTGTTCTTTATACGGAATGGAGTTGATTTTTATTGACAGGGAAGCTTATAAGAATAAGCATGCTTGTTATGCGGAATATTCGGCGAACCATGCTGACACGTATTTTATTAATGAGGGAGGTGCCTGTGTTGAGGCAGTACTGGGTTGTGCTGAAATTATTGCTGAACTTCCGCAGGATATAGATCACCTATTTTGTGCAGCGGGAACTGGTACAACAGCGGCAGGTTTATTACAGGGAATTCAAAAAGCGGGTTTAAAAACGAAACTCCATGTAGTCCCTGTACTGAAAGGCGGTGAGTTTATCAGGGAAGAGATCAGTGGGTATGTGTCTGCGAATGATGAAAGGTTGATTTTACATACAGATTATCATTTTGGTGGTTATGCGAAAACTACTCCGGATTTACTGGGATTTATGAAGGGTTTTACGGCTAAGCATGGAATGTTAACCGATCCTGTTTATACGGCCAAAATGTTTTTCTCAATTAACGATTTAGCAATTAAAGGTTATTTTCCGAAAGGAGAAAAAATCGTGGCTTTGCATACCGGTGGATTATTGGGAATCATGGGGATGAAAGATAAATTAAAAGACTAA
- a CDS encoding RluA family pseudouridine synthase: MENNNNGLELEEQDLYEHFNIVVDKGQSLLRIDKFLMHRMENASRNRIQNAIEAGNVLVNKATIKASYKVKPADEISIVFPHPPRDTEVYPENIPLDIVYEDDDLLIVNKVAGMVVHPGFNNYTGTLVNALAFHFESLPQLPGNEGRPGLVHRIDKDTSGLLIISKNEITMTKLAKQFFDHSITRKYLALAWGDIKENGTVSGYIGRSAKNRIVMDVYDEEDKGKWSVTHYTVLERLGYVTLISCQLETGRTHQIRAHMQHIGHPLFNDANYGGDKILKGTTFTKYKQYVANCFEMLPRQALHAQTLGFIHPTTREYMEFEAPLPPDFDSVLNKWRNYIAQP, encoded by the coding sequence ATGGAAAACAATAACAACGGACTGGAATTAGAAGAGCAGGATTTATACGAACATTTTAATATTGTTGTAGACAAAGGGCAGTCCTTATTGCGAATAGATAAATTTTTGATGCACCGTATGGAGAATGCTTCAAGAAATCGCATACAAAATGCGATTGAAGCAGGGAACGTACTGGTGAATAAAGCCACTATAAAAGCTAGCTATAAAGTTAAACCAGCTGATGAGATTTCGATTGTGTTTCCTCATCCGCCAAGAGATACTGAAGTTTATCCGGAAAATATCCCATTGGATATTGTTTATGAAGATGATGACTTACTGATTGTAAATAAGGTGGCAGGAATGGTTGTACACCCTGGGTTTAACAATTATACAGGAACATTGGTTAATGCACTTGCCTTCCACTTTGAGTCCTTACCACAATTACCTGGTAATGAAGGCAGGCCAGGTCTGGTACACCGTATTGACAAAGATACTTCGGGATTGCTGATTATCAGTAAGAACGAAATTACGATGACTAAACTGGCCAAACAGTTTTTTGACCACAGTATTACCCGGAAATATCTGGCATTAGCCTGGGGCGATATCAAAGAAAATGGTACAGTATCTGGTTATATTGGTCGTAGTGCCAAGAACAGAATTGTCATGGATGTTTATGACGAAGAAGACAAAGGAAAATGGTCAGTTACGCATTATACTGTTTTAGAACGTTTAGGTTATGTGACTTTAATTAGTTGTCAGCTTGAAACGGGTCGTACGCACCAGATCAGAGCTCACATGCAGCATATTGGTCACCCATTATTTAACGATGCGAATTATGGCGGAGATAAGATCCTTAAAGGAACAACGTTTACAAAGTATAAACAATATGTAGCCAACTGCTTTGAGATGTTACCGCGACAAGCTTTACATGCACAGACTTTAGGGTTTATACACCCGACTACCAGGGAATATATGGAATTTGAAGCACCATTGCCTCCGGATTTTGATTCTGTACTTAACAAATGGAGAAACTACATCGCACAGCCATAA
- a CDS encoding aminotransferase class IV, which yields MQQEYILHNDQFIAIDQPILTAKNRGFRYGDGLFESMRMSGGKLKFAELHADRLQAGMNALKMEGGILFDDYFLKQKTTELCKRNKLKDNVRFRLSVYREGDGLYTPDSNKSGYILEAAPLAAGGYELNKKGLIIDVYDEVTKPINKLSTYKTSNSLLYVMAGLYKQQNRLDEAFILNQHGFLCESISSNIFVIYDKKIYTPALSEGCIAGVMRNVVMKVAKTNQIPVIEAQINPEVLKEADEVFITNATSGIRWVMGYGKKRYFNEITKSLSSLLNAL from the coding sequence ATGCAACAAGAATATATTTTACATAACGATCAGTTCATTGCGATAGACCAGCCTATCCTGACAGCCAAAAACAGAGGCTTCAGGTATGGTGACGGACTGTTTGAGTCTATGCGGATGTCTGGAGGTAAATTGAAGTTTGCCGAATTGCATGCTGATCGTTTGCAGGCGGGAATGAATGCGCTGAAAATGGAGGGAGGAATTCTGTTTGATGATTATTTCCTGAAACAGAAGACTACTGAACTTTGTAAACGCAATAAGCTAAAAGATAATGTGAGGTTCCGTTTATCTGTTTACCGGGAAGGCGACGGGCTATATACGCCCGACAGCAATAAATCGGGATACATACTGGAAGCGGCCCCGCTCGCTGCAGGAGGTTACGAGCTGAATAAAAAAGGACTGATCATCGATGTTTACGATGAGGTTACTAAACCGATTAATAAACTGTCTACCTATAAGACGAGTAATTCATTACTTTATGTGATGGCTGGTTTATATAAGCAACAAAACCGGCTGGATGAAGCTTTCATATTAAATCAGCACGGCTTTCTGTGCGAAAGTATCAGCTCTAATATTTTTGTGATTTACGACAAAAAGATTTATACCCCAGCTCTTTCCGAAGGATGTATTGCCGGGGTAATGCGTAACGTAGTTATGAAAGTGGCTAAAACCAATCAGATTCCTGTAATAGAAGCACAAATTAATCCTGAAGTCTTAAAAGAGGCAGATGAGGTGTTTATTACCAATGCTACTTCTGGTATCCGCTGGGTGATGGGTTATGGTAAAAAACGATATTTTAATGAAATAACAAAGTCTTTAAGTTCTTTACTCAATGCGTTATAG
- the fmt gene encoding methionyl-tRNA formyltransferase: MKIVFMGTPDFAVASLNALAEAGFEIAGVVTAADKPAGRGQKLQESAVKKYAVEKGLKVLQPLKLKDPDFIAELKALNADLHVVVAFRMLPEIVWNMPPKGTINLHGSLLPQYRGAAPINHAIINGEKESGVTTFFLKHEIDTGDVIFSKTVPIADDDTAGDLHDHLMNAGAGLLVKTVKAIEASDYTEQPQIFSAELKHAPKIFKEFCKVDWNNSVKTIYNLIRGLSPYPTAFAALNEKTIKIFKAGFEETTPSVSPGMFITDGKSYLKFAAQDGYITLLDVQYEGKKRMMVDEFLRGMRL; this comes from the coding sequence ATGAAAATAGTTTTCATGGGAACGCCCGATTTTGCCGTTGCTTCTTTAAATGCGCTGGCAGAAGCCGGATTTGAAATCGCAGGTGTCGTTACCGCAGCGGATAAACCAGCAGGAAGAGGTCAGAAATTACAGGAAAGCGCTGTTAAAAAATATGCTGTAGAAAAAGGTTTAAAAGTATTGCAGCCATTGAAGTTAAAAGATCCTGATTTCATCGCGGAGCTGAAAGCTTTAAATGCAGATTTGCATGTGGTGGTAGCCTTTCGCATGTTACCGGAAATTGTATGGAATATGCCTCCTAAAGGAACGATTAATTTACATGGTTCTCTTTTACCTCAATACCGCGGTGCAGCGCCAATCAATCATGCAATTATCAATGGAGAAAAAGAAAGCGGAGTCACTACGTTCTTTTTGAAACACGAAATTGATACCGGTGATGTAATTTTCTCAAAGACAGTACCTATTGCTGATGACGATACGGCTGGCGATCTGCATGATCACCTGATGAATGCTGGTGCTGGTTTATTGGTTAAAACAGTAAAAGCAATTGAAGCCAGTGACTATACAGAACAGCCGCAGATCTTTTCTGCAGAGTTGAAACATGCACCCAAAATATTCAAAGAGTTCTGTAAAGTGGACTGGAATAATTCTGTAAAAACAATCTATAACCTGATCAGAGGGCTGAGTCCATATCCTACTGCTTTCGCAGCATTAAATGAAAAGACAATTAAGATCTTCAAAGCAGGGTTTGAAGAAACCACTCCTTCAGTAAGCCCTGGCATGTTTATAACCGATGGCAAAAGCTATTTAAAGTTTGCTGCTCAGGATGGTTATATTACCTTACTGGATGTACAGTATGAAGGCAAGAAAAGAATGATGGTTGACGAATTTTTAAGGGGAATGCGTTTATAG
- a CDS encoding DNA topoisomerase IB, translated as MVQTSEEIKEIGLVYVTDSMPGLYRKGKPGKFYYEDHNGQRVKDEAQLERIKALVLPPAWTEVWIAAKKNAYLQATGLDVAKRKQYRYHTKWTSRRSDLKYYRLLEFGKVLPQARKRIAKDLKRPVYDEQKVLAICVQLMQKTLIRVGNEAYAQLYGSYGLSTLRNKHAKVNGNVLQLKFVGKKGVKQEVALNDKSLAKMVKSCMEIPGQDLFQYYTADSERRAIDSGMINNYIREITGSDFTAKDFRTWGGTLEALRQLAICTGNVEEERPKKKIVTEVMKCVASKLGNTPAVCKSSYVYPLLIEAFENDQLLKYMKKIHTDRPDTIQAMENDEKVLMKFLKAVQKKL; from the coding sequence ATGGTTCAGACTTCAGAAGAAATTAAAGAAATTGGTTTAGTATATGTTACTGACAGTATGCCTGGTCTTTACCGCAAAGGAAAACCCGGAAAATTTTATTACGAAGACCATAACGGTCAGCGGGTAAAAGATGAGGCGCAGCTGGAAAGAATCAAAGCGCTGGTATTACCACCAGCCTGGACTGAAGTATGGATTGCTGCAAAAAAGAACGCTTATTTGCAGGCAACCGGGTTGGACGTGGCAAAACGCAAGCAATACCGGTACCATACCAAATGGACTTCCAGGAGATCTGATCTTAAATATTACCGGCTGCTGGAATTTGGAAAAGTCTTACCACAAGCCAGAAAGAGAATCGCGAAAGATTTAAAAAGGCCTGTATATGATGAACAGAAGGTTTTGGCTATTTGTGTGCAACTGATGCAAAAGACGCTCATTCGCGTTGGCAATGAAGCTTATGCACAGCTTTATGGCAGCTATGGTTTATCTACACTAAGAAATAAACACGCTAAAGTAAATGGGAATGTGCTCCAGTTAAAATTTGTGGGTAAAAAGGGGGTAAAGCAAGAAGTGGCCCTTAATGATAAGAGCCTGGCCAAAATGGTCAAAAGTTGCATGGAAATTCCCGGACAAGATTTATTTCAATACTACACTGCCGATTCAGAACGCAGGGCGATAGATTCGGGAATGATTAACAATTATATCAGAGAAATTACCGGGAGTGATTTTACCGCTAAAGATTTTCGCACGTGGGGTGGCACGCTGGAAGCCTTAAGACAACTGGCTATTTGTACAGGCAATGTGGAAGAAGAACGGCCTAAGAAAAAAATTGTTACCGAAGTCATGAAATGTGTGGCCAGTAAATTAGGTAATACACCTGCCGTCTGTAAAAGTTCCTATGTGTATCCACTGCTGATCGAAGCTTTTGAAAACGATCAGTTGTTAAAGTATATGAAAAAAATACATACTGACAGACCTGATACTATCCAGGCGATGGAAAATGACGAAAAAGTCTTAATGAAATTTCTCAAAGCTGTGCAGAAGAAATTATAA
- a CDS encoding DeoR/GlpR family DNA-binding transcription regulator, whose translation MIKAERLQLIIEHIRKERKVLLGDLSTLLAVSEDTVRRDIKELSDQGLLKAVRGGAISRSPIPQHFREREHYDVSHKEIIAQKAIKLIKNGQVVLFDSGTSVLAIATHLPRDLQITVVTNSFPVATVLEDHPFIEVIFLGGRLNKSSFSTTGFEVIQTIRGIRPDICFLGICSIDLISGVTGISYEDCQIKKAMVETSKQVIAIATFEKLDTTESYYITSTSDLDIIITDTDPNHENLKSYRDLGIRLE comes from the coding sequence ATGATTAAGGCCGAAAGATTACAACTGATTATTGAGCATATTCGTAAAGAACGAAAAGTACTTTTAGGAGATTTAAGCACGCTTTTAGCGGTTTCTGAGGATACCGTAAGGCGTGATATTAAAGAGCTATCAGACCAGGGATTACTAAAAGCAGTTCGTGGCGGGGCAATTTCCCGTTCCCCTATCCCTCAGCATTTCCGGGAAAGAGAACATTATGACGTGTCTCATAAAGAAATCATCGCACAAAAAGCAATAAAACTTATTAAAAACGGTCAGGTTGTGTTATTTGACTCTGGTACTTCAGTACTTGCTATTGCGACACATTTACCCAGAGATCTGCAAATCACGGTAGTAACCAATAGCTTCCCTGTAGCGACGGTGTTAGAAGACCATCCTTTTATTGAAGTTATTTTTTTAGGCGGCAGATTAAATAAATCATCTTTTTCCACTACTGGATTTGAAGTCATACAAACTATCCGGGGTATCCGCCCGGACATCTGTTTTCTTGGCATATGCAGTATCGACCTGATCTCCGGGGTTACAGGTATCAGTTATGAAGACTGCCAGATTAAGAAGGCGATGGTCGAGACCTCCAAACAAGTGATCGCCATTGCCACATTTGAAAAGCTTGACACCACCGAGTCTTATTATATTACCAGTACAAGTGACCTTGATATTATCATTACGGATACCGATCCAAATCATGAAAACCTTAAAAGTTATCGTGATCTGGGCATCAGACTGGAATAA
- a CDS encoding 5'(3')-deoxyribonucleotidase, with the protein MNRERKTIAIDMDGVIADTEAQFMDWYEKEHGIRVPREERLGVPESDGFPDKTAIRRYVYTPGFFRTIPVMPGAIEAVKMLMEDYEVFIVSAATEFPQCLSEKLEWLNEYFPFINWTNIVLCGDKSIIDTDYLIDDHCKNLDFCKGKPIMFNGSHNVNQLHHTRVMNWDELLDLFEQEKLSAV; encoded by the coding sequence ATGAATAGAGAAAGAAAAACAATAGCTATCGATATGGACGGTGTAATTGCCGATACAGAAGCACAGTTTATGGATTGGTATGAAAAAGAGCATGGAATACGTGTTCCAAGAGAAGAAAGACTAGGTGTACCGGAGTCAGATGGTTTTCCCGACAAAACTGCGATCAGAAGATATGTCTATACCCCAGGTTTTTTCAGGACAATTCCTGTTATGCCAGGAGCAATTGAAGCAGTAAAAATGCTAATGGAAGATTATGAAGTTTTCATCGTATCTGCTGCAACAGAATTTCCGCAATGCTTATCAGAGAAGCTGGAATGGTTAAATGAATATTTTCCATTTATAAACTGGACAAATATAGTTTTGTGTGGAGATAAGAGTATCATTGATACGGATTACCTGATTGATGACCACTGTAAAAACCTTGATTTTTGCAAAGGAAAGCCGATTATGTTTAACGGGTCACATAATGTAAATCAATTACACCATACGCGGGTAATGAATTGGGATGAATTACTGGATTTGTTTGAGCAAGAAAAGCTTTCAGCCGTATAA
- a CDS encoding exo-beta-N-acetylmuramidase NamZ domain-containing protein codes for MKLSSSILLPVCLAIFSIQACANSKLTDNDSSALKPAESKNTGHEILTGAAQTEKYLPLLQGKRVGMVVNPTSVINETTSVDSLLKRGVNIVKIFGPEHGFRGDASAGIKVDDAIDKKTGIKAVSLYGKHEIPTPADLADVDIMVFDIQDVGVRFYTYINTLQYVMQACAENKKELIILDRPNPNGFYIDGPILDSRLVSGIGLKPIPIVHGLTVGEYAQMLNGEGWLKNKLKCKITIIKVAGYTHDMPYDLPVKPSPNLNTQQSILLYPTLCLFEGTYLSQGRGTQFPFTVLGAPALKGKYTFSFTPKSIKGMAETPLHQNQECYGLDLRNYNISNLRKNKVLNLKWLIELYQAYPDKADFFNFKLSKQMNNFDKLAGVYSLKEQIIAGKSEKEIRASWEPGLSQYKKMRKKYLLYP; via the coding sequence ATGAAACTATCTTCTTCCATCCTGCTCCCGGTTTGCCTGGCTATATTCAGCATACAGGCTTGTGCTAATTCAAAATTGACTGATAATGATAGTTCCGCCCTGAAACCAGCAGAAAGTAAAAATACTGGTCATGAAATCCTGACCGGAGCAGCCCAAACGGAAAAATATCTGCCGCTGCTTCAAGGAAAACGGGTTGGAATGGTGGTCAATCCAACTTCTGTGATTAATGAAACCACGTCGGTAGACAGCCTTTTAAAACGCGGCGTAAATATTGTCAAAATATTCGGCCCTGAGCATGGTTTCAGAGGTGATGCCAGTGCTGGAATTAAAGTAGACGATGCGATCGATAAAAAAACAGGAATCAAAGCAGTTTCCTTATATGGTAAACATGAGATCCCTACCCCGGCAGATTTAGCTGATGTGGACATCATGGTTTTTGACATTCAGGATGTAGGTGTACGTTTCTATACTTATATTAATACCCTGCAATATGTGATGCAGGCTTGCGCAGAAAATAAAAAGGAACTGATCATTCTGGACAGACCAAATCCTAACGGGTTTTATATAGATGGCCCTATTCTGGATTCCAGACTGGTATCGGGCATCGGACTAAAACCAATTCCTATTGTCCACGGGCTGACCGTTGGAGAATATGCACAAATGTTAAATGGAGAAGGCTGGCTTAAAAATAAATTGAAGTGTAAAATCACGATTATTAAAGTAGCAGGTTACACCCATGATATGCCATATGATTTACCTGTTAAGCCATCTCCGAATCTAAATACACAGCAATCTATTTTACTTTACCCCACGCTGTGTCTGTTTGAGGGAACCTACCTCAGTCAGGGCCGCGGAACTCAGTTTCCGTTTACTGTTTTGGGTGCACCCGCGCTAAAAGGAAAATACACCTTTTCTTTCACCCCGAAAAGTATCAAAGGAATGGCAGAAACTCCTTTACATCAAAATCAGGAATGTTATGGTTTAGATCTGAGAAATTATAATATTTCAAACCTTAGGAAGAATAAGGTGTTAAACCTTAAGTGGCTTATTGAATTGTACCAGGCCTATCCTGATAAAGCAGATTTTTTCAACTTCAAGCTCAGCAAGCAAATGAATAATTTTGATAAGCTTGCTGGTGTTTATAGCTTAAAAGAGCAAATCATTGCAGGTAAATCTGAAAAAGAAATCAGGGCAAGCTGGGAACCAGGATTAAGTCAGTACAAAAAGATGCGCAAGAAATACTTGTTGTATCCTTAA